From a single Rosa rugosa chromosome 7, drRosRugo1.1, whole genome shotgun sequence genomic region:
- the LOC133719805 gene encoding B3 domain-containing protein At2g36080-like produces MSLNHFSSSELQETQWWNNSTTQQNQQQPSEFTMDTFHPQLYQNYQPGWLGSQIAQQPPTLNFNLNHQHNDAADRELQQPELQIDMGDDKETMFEKPLTPSDVGKLNRLVIPKQHAERYFPLGGGNGGESGGEKGLLLSFEDESGKCWRFRYSYWNSSQSYVLTKGWSRYVKEKRLDAGDVVLFERRRNDSERLFIGWRRRGAQESSGAGGGASNTSAQVSGSGGGAGAGVESGGSRAGWTRIFYSAPQSYPAPHHHSVPYPPDYLQHAAAAAAGSPVQNQTPSSSSGGNSRILRLFGVNLECQQQDDESEPSTPDGSSLSSQGPTHHQFYPNPTHAYYGDHRDFTFSRDANPPMRNRRG; encoded by the exons ATGTCCTTGAACCATTTCTCTTCCTCCGAGCTTCAAGAAACGCAGTGGTGGAACAACTCGACGACTCAACAAAACCAGCAACAGCCCTCTGAATTCACCATGGACACTTTCCACCCTCAATTGTATCAAAATTACCAGCCCGGCTGGCTCGGCTCCCAAATCGCCCAACAGCCCCCGACCCTCAATTTCAACCTCAACCATCAACACAACGACGCCGCCGACAGAGAATTACAACAGCCAGAGCTTCAGATCGACATGGGGGATGACAAAGAGACCATGTTCGAGAAGCCGCTGACCCCAAGCGACGTCGGCAAGCTCAACCGCCTCGTCATTCCCAAGCAGCACGCCGAGAGGTACTTCCCTCTTGGCGGCGGCAACGGCGGAGAGTCAGGAGGCGAGAAGGGGCTGCTGCTGAGCTTCGAGGATGAGTCCGGAAAGTGCTGGAGGTTCCGGTACTCGTACTGGAACAGCAGCCAAAGCTATGTATTAACCAAAGGGTGGAGCCGCTACGTGAAGGAAAAGCGCCTCGACGCCGGCGACGTCGTTTTGTTCGAGCGGCGCCGAAACGACAGCGAGCGCCTCTTCATTGGGTGGAGGCGCCGTGGGGCGCAAGAGAGCAGCGGCGCTGGTGGTGGGGCTAGTAACACGTCGGCGCAGGTTAGCGGAAGCGGCGGGGGTGCTGGTGCTGGTGTTGAAAGTGGAGGTAGTAGAGCTGGTTGGACCAGGATCTTCTATTCTGCGCCGCAGTCTTATCCTGCGCCCCATCATCACAGTGTGCCATACCCACCTGACTATCTACAACATGCAGCCGCAGCAGCAGCAG GATCTCCTGTTCAGAACCAGACGCCGTCGTCGTCATCTGGCGGCAACTCGAGGATATTGAGGCTGTTTGGGGTGAACTTGGAGTGCCAGCAGCAGGATGATGAGTCCGAACCATCCACACCAGATGGGTCGTCTTTGTCAAGCCAGGGTCCAACCCACCACCAGTTCTATCCTAATCCTACTCATGCTTATTATGGAGACCACAGG GATTTCACTTTCTCCAGA